Proteins from a single region of Schistocerca gregaria isolate iqSchGreg1 chromosome 3, iqSchGreg1.2, whole genome shotgun sequence:
- the LOC126355238 gene encoding uncharacterized protein LOC126355238, translating to MPTDILIDYVGRRMNTTKNKVAPGRETSVANIQESECKDQTAMSIRRSCHLCWDSKYFTVHFYALAVDAHTQRRVTYPDINDLSVVLFVSLFAICVIKSSHTAIICLGI from the exons ATGCCTACAGACATATTAATTGACTATGTTGGCCGGAGgatgaacacaacaaaaaataaagtTGCACCTGGCAGAGAGACAAGTGTTGCAAACATACAAGAGAGTGAATGTAAGGACCAAACAGCAATGTCTATCAGAAGAAGTTGTCACTTGTGTTGGGACAGTAAATATTTCACA GTTCATTTTTATGCACTCGCTGTGGACGCTCATACTCAACGAAGAGTAACCTATCCAGACATCAACGATTTGAGTGTGGTGTTATTCGTCAGTTTGTTTGCTATCTGTGTGATAAAAAGTTCACACACAGCCATAATCTGTCTAGGCATATAA